One stretch of Planococcus sp. PAMC 21323 DNA includes these proteins:
- a CDS encoding SDR family oxidoreductase, with amino-acid sequence MKVLVVGANGQIGRHFVKMLAHSDKHTPKAMIRKEEQVSFFNSLGVETVLTSLEGSVEEITEAMEGCDAVVFAAGSGGKTGADKTLLIDLDGAAKTIEAAERTGTERFLMISAINADKREMWKEDMAHYYVAKHHADNILRASGLVYTIIRPGILTNDSGTGKILAVEDLDSGEISREDVARVLLNSLENEHVFNKTFAVVAGDKEIATALDQL; translated from the coding sequence ATGAAAGTTTTAGTAGTTGGGGCTAATGGACAAATCGGTAGACATTTTGTAAAAATGCTAGCGCATAGTGATAAACACACACCAAAAGCGATGATCCGCAAAGAAGAACAAGTTAGTTTTTTTAATAGTTTGGGTGTAGAAACAGTATTAACTAGCCTCGAAGGCAGTGTCGAGGAAATTACAGAAGCGATGGAAGGTTGCGATGCGGTCGTTTTCGCAGCGGGCAGTGGTGGCAAAACTGGTGCAGACAAAACTTTGCTTATTGATTTAGATGGAGCGGCAAAAACTATAGAAGCTGCTGAGCGTACAGGAACTGAACGCTTTCTCATGATCAGTGCCATTAATGCAGACAAACGAGAAATGTGGAAAGAAGATATGGCTCATTACTATGTTGCTAAGCATCATGCTGATAATATTTTACGTGCGAGTGGATTGGTGTATACCATTATCCGGCCAGGTATCCTAACGAACGATTCTGGTACTGGTAAAATTTTGGCAGTAGAAGATTTAGATTCTGGTGAGATTTCACGTGAAGATGTAGCTCGCGTCTTATTAAACTCACTTGAGAACGAACATGTTTTCAATAAAACTTTTGCAGTTGTTGCTGGTGATAAAGAAATTGCAACAGCACTCGACCAATTATAA
- a CDS encoding TIGR00266 family protein has translation MNNHEIDYKLHGDDMQFVEVELDPSETVIAEAGALMMMEDGIDMETIFGDGSQSSGGSGLMGKLMGAGKRIITGESLFMTTFTNNGTGKRHVSFAAPYPGKIIPMDLSTLNGKIICQKDAFLAAAKGVSIGIEFQRKIGAGFFGGEGFIMQKLEGDGLAFVHAGGTIYRKNLQKGEVLRVDTGCLVAMTGDVNYNIEAVPGIKTALFGGEGLFFATLRGPGSVWIQSMPFSRLASRVFAAAPQNPAGRSKGEGSAAGGLFDLLGGR, from the coding sequence ATGAATAACCATGAAATAGACTACAAATTGCACGGTGACGATATGCAGTTTGTCGAAGTAGAACTAGATCCTTCGGAAACGGTCATTGCAGAAGCTGGCGCATTGATGATGATGGAAGATGGCATCGACATGGAAACGATTTTTGGTGACGGCTCTCAAAGTTCTGGTGGTAGTGGATTGATGGGTAAATTAATGGGTGCGGGCAAGCGAATTATTACCGGCGAAAGTTTATTTATGACCACATTCACAAACAATGGAACAGGTAAACGACATGTTTCTTTTGCTGCTCCTTATCCTGGCAAAATTATTCCAATGGATTTAAGTACTTTAAATGGAAAAATCATTTGTCAAAAAGATGCTTTTTTAGCTGCAGCTAAAGGTGTTTCAATCGGCATTGAATTTCAACGAAAAATCGGCGCTGGCTTTTTTGGAGGCGAAGGATTTATCATGCAAAAATTAGAAGGCGATGGTTTAGCCTTTGTTCACGCAGGCGGCACAATTTACCGCAAAAATCTACAAAAAGGAGAAGTTTTACGTGTAGATACAGGTTGTTTAGTCGCCATGACGGGTGATGTGAATTATAACATTGAAGCTGTACCTGGTATTAAAACCGCTTTATTTGGGGGTGAGGGCTTATTCTTTGCGACTTTACGAGGTCCTGGTAGCGTGTGGATTCAATCGATGCCATTTAGTCGTTTAGCAAGTCGAGTATTTGCGGCAGCTCCGCAAAACCCTGCTGGACGTTCAAAAGGCGAAGGTAGTGCGGCGGGTGGATTATTCGATCTACTCGGTGGTAGATAG
- a CDS encoding S66 family peptidase translates to MIRYPETIIKTIGVTAPSSGVGKEQHELLKQAIRRQEQNGFTFVTGDTAWTQSMAKSAPAKKRADELMDMMTDSAIDMILPPWGGELLIEILEYLDFSKMQPKWILGYSDLSVLLLAFTLKTGIATAHGTNLIDLRGEKCDDTTGRWLSILKTGAEGTVVQSSSALYQREWNHSVPSPVVFHLNEPTIWKTVSKAEENFSGRLLGGCIDVIRHLIGTPYGDVQNFRKEYITGEPVVWFLENCELPVADLKRSLTQMKYAGWFDHCNGIIFGRSPANEPVQDYTVEKMYEDLAEELDLPIAYDIDLGHVPPQITFVNGAYAEVRIANGKGTVTQQFI, encoded by the coding sequence ATGATTCGATATCCTGAAACCATAATAAAGACCATTGGCGTAACCGCTCCGTCATCAGGAGTTGGTAAGGAACAACATGAGCTATTAAAACAGGCGATTAGAAGGCAAGAGCAAAATGGATTCACGTTTGTAACAGGTGATACTGCTTGGACTCAAAGTATGGCAAAATCTGCGCCTGCTAAAAAGCGTGCGGATGAATTGATGGATATGATGACGGATTCTGCTATCGACATGATCCTTCCGCCGTGGGGTGGGGAGTTGCTAATTGAAATACTGGAGTATCTAGATTTCTCAAAGATGCAGCCAAAATGGATTCTAGGCTATTCAGATCTTAGTGTCTTGTTGCTAGCGTTTACGTTAAAAACGGGGATTGCGACAGCACACGGTACCAACTTGATCGACTTACGCGGTGAAAAATGTGATGACACTACAGGTCGGTGGCTATCTATTTTGAAAACCGGAGCAGAAGGTACTGTTGTACAAAGTTCATCTGCGTTGTATCAAAGAGAATGGAATCATTCGGTTCCTTCTCCAGTAGTCTTTCATTTGAATGAACCGACAATCTGGAAAACTGTTTCAAAAGCTGAAGAGAATTTTTCTGGCCGCTTATTAGGCGGTTGTATAGATGTCATTCGCCATTTAATCGGAACTCCTTACGGTGATGTTCAAAATTTTAGAAAGGAATACATTACTGGTGAACCGGTTGTTTGGTTTTTAGAGAATTGTGAGTTGCCTGTTGCGGATTTAAAACGATCGCTAACGCAAATGAAATATGCGGGTTGGTTCGATCATTGTAACGGTATAATTTTTGGGCGAAGTCCTGCAAACGAACCAGTTCAAGACTACACAGTAGAAAAAATGTACGAGGATTTAGCAGAAGAGCTCGATTTGCCGATTGCTTACGATATTGACTTGGGACATGTACCGCCACAAATTACGTTTGTTAACGGAGCTTATGCAGAAGTTCGAATAGCAAATGGAAAAGGGACAGTCACCCAGCAATTTATATAA
- a CDS encoding cupin domain-containing protein produces the protein MNAEEWITRLDMTAHPEGGYYKQSFASPEKITTSDHPEERNLYTSIYFLLQSHDISHFHRLKSDELWYFHAGEAVTVHILDANGNYRAEKLGLDIASGERPQVLVEKGSIFGSTVEVKNAFSLMGCMVSPGFDFADFELLVQSDLLERFPEHEKIIKKMAYKKIPGTLSDK, from the coding sequence ATGAATGCAGAAGAGTGGATTACACGTTTAGATATGACTGCGCATCCCGAAGGAGGCTACTACAAGCAATCCTTTGCATCACCTGAAAAAATTACCACATCAGACCATCCCGAAGAACGGAATTTATACACCAGCATTTATTTCCTATTGCAGTCCCATGACATTTCACATTTTCATCGGTTAAAATCAGATGAACTCTGGTATTTTCATGCCGGGGAAGCTGTTACTGTGCATATCCTCGATGCAAACGGCAATTACCGTGCGGAAAAGCTAGGCTTGGACATCGCTTCTGGTGAACGTCCGCAAGTTCTAGTAGAAAAAGGCAGCATATTTGGATCGACAGTAGAAGTAAAAAATGCATTCTCATTAATGGGTTGTATGGTTTCACCAGGCTTTGATTTTGCTGACTTTGAATTGTTGGTGCAGTCTGATTTATTGGAACGGTTCCCGGAACACGAGAAAATTATAAAAAAAATGGCTTACAAAAAAATCCCGGGTACTCTATCGGACAAATAA
- a CDS encoding TetR/AcrR family transcriptional regulator codes for MKADLILKTAVSHFAKEGYEGASLSKIAEEVGIKKPSIYAHYKGKDDLFLSALYYSLDTQKAQIASYFNSMRNDSLESLLFGYFDWFAKESQDNERMKFILRVAYFPPLKLEKEVGQLFNPFFDSMHLHLTRLLRERHRHEKVLYSEDFSNMALAYLTMTEGTMTELVYTSVERYKERLQAVWPIFWRGLTK; via the coding sequence ATGAAAGCTGATCTTATTTTAAAAACTGCTGTAAGTCATTTTGCAAAAGAAGGTTACGAAGGTGCCTCACTCAGCAAAATTGCTGAAGAAGTCGGAATTAAAAAGCCATCGATATACGCTCACTACAAAGGAAAAGATGATTTATTTCTTTCAGCACTCTACTATTCTCTCGATACTCAAAAAGCTCAAATAGCCAGCTACTTTAACTCCATGAGAAATGATTCATTAGAATCTCTTCTTTTTGGCTATTTTGATTGGTTCGCTAAAGAAAGCCAAGATAACGAACGCATGAAGTTTATTTTACGGGTTGCTTATTTTCCGCCACTTAAACTTGAAAAAGAAGTTGGACAGCTGTTTAATCCCTTTTTCGATAGCATGCATTTGCATTTAACACGTTTGTTGCGAGAACGCCATCGCCATGAAAAAGTTTTGTACTCAGAAGATTTCTCTAATATGGCTTTAGCCTATTTGACAATGACCGAAGGAACAATGACTGAACTTGTTTATACCAGTGTTGAAAGATATAAAGAACGTCTACAGGCTGTTTGGCCAATTTTTTGGCGCGGCTTGACTAAGTGA
- a CDS encoding GNAT family N-acetyltransferase: MKFRQLSVEDAQMYYTLRIEALENNPDAFATILEDALKNPIEKTAQNLAMKNAFTFGAFSEDKLIGNVTLVRNFAPKLHHRGSVYAVYVTPSERGKGLSRRLMQQLLEFAKTLQGLERLDLAVACENTAAIALYEQLGFKKYGTDSKAMKTPEKYIDEHLMVKFL, translated from the coding sequence ATGAAATTTCGCCAGTTGTCGGTAGAGGATGCGCAAATGTATTACACTTTGCGCATTGAGGCATTAGAAAACAATCCGGATGCATTTGCGACAATACTAGAAGATGCGCTTAAAAACCCAATTGAAAAAACTGCCCAAAACCTGGCAATGAAAAATGCCTTCACGTTTGGTGCTTTTTCAGAAGATAAATTAATTGGAAATGTAACGTTAGTTCGCAATTTCGCACCAAAGTTACACCACCGAGGATCAGTCTATGCGGTATATGTAACACCTAGTGAAAGAGGTAAAGGGTTGTCTAGACGCTTGATGCAACAACTTCTGGAATTTGCTAAAACCTTGCAAGGGCTAGAACGTTTAGATTTAGCAGTAGCATGTGAAAACACGGCTGCTATCGCATTATATGAACAGCTTGGTTTTAAAAAGTATGGAACAGATTCAAAAGCGATGAAAACGCCAGAAAAATACATCGATGAACACCTGATGGTGAAATTCTTATAG